AATTATAAACCCTTTCCAGTCTCTCCATGCATCAATTCTGCCAGTTTGCTGTGACGATTTCGTGAAACTTAGCGCAAAATATAATAGTCTGTTTTGATACCATTTTATAAAATGATTGCCCGTTCATTGTTTGCCAGCCAAAAAAAAACAGGCCCTTGCGGGCCTGTTTTCCATCCAACACATTTCCTGGTCGACTACTGTCCCATGAGATATTCATGCATTGCCGCTGCCGCCTTTTTCCCGGCACCCATGGCCATGATGACGGTGGCGGCTCCGGTAACGATATCACCGCCGGCAAACACTCCCTTACGACTCGTCTGGCCGGTTTCCTCATCAGCATTGATATTGCCCCAGCGGCTCAATTCAAGCCCGGGGGTAGTATTGGGAATCAAAGGATTGGGGCCATTGCCGATGGATACCACAACCGTATCGACATCAATAATAAATTCCGAGCCTTCTACCGGCACCGGACGACGGCGGCCTGATTCGTCCGGCTCACCAAGCGCCATCCTGACACACTCAACTCCGGTAACCCAACCCTGGTCATTACCGATAATCCGGACCGGGTTGGCCAACAGGGCAAATTCCACCCCCTCCTGCTCAGCATGATGGATCTCTTCATTGCGGGCCGGCATCTCTTCCATTGACCGGCGATAGACAATGTAGGATTTTTCCGCCCCCAAGCGCAGGGCTGTCCGGGAGGCATCCATGGCCACATTGCCGCCGCCGAACACTGCCACCCGCTTTCCCTTGACCACCGGCGTGTCATATTCGGGAAAAAGATAGGCTTTCATCAGGTTCGAACGGGTCAGATACTCGTTGGCGGAATAAACACCATTGAGATTCTCACCGGGAAGATTCATGAACACGGGCAGACCGGCACCCGTACCGACAAAGACGGCATCATATTGTTCCAGGAGCTCATCCACCGTATCCAGCATGCCAACCACAAAGTTTTCCACCAGTTTGATCCCCAGCCCCTTGAGATAGTCAACTTCAGCCTGGACAATGGCTTTCGGCAAACGAAATTCAGGAATTCCATAGACCAGTACGCCCCCTGGTTTGTGCAGGGCCTCAAAAACGGTCACCTCATGGCCGAGTTTAATAAGATCGCCGGCACAGGTCAAACCGGCCGGGCCGCTACCGACAATCGCTACTTTCTTGCCCGTTGCCGGGGCAATTGCCGGCATGGTAACCGCCCCCTGATTCCGTTCATAATCAGCGGCAAAGCGTTCAAGTCGGCCAATTGCCACCGGCTCACCCTTTTTGCCCACCACACACTTGGACTCACACTGGCTTTCCTGTGGACAGACACGACCGCAGACCGCCGGCAGGGCATTGGTTTCCTTGAGTTTACGGGCCGCACCGACAAAATCTCCACCGGCAATAAGGCCGATAAACTCAGGAATTTTCACGTTGACGGGACAACCCTCAACACATTTCGGCTTTTTGCACTGCAGGCAGCGGCTGGCCTCCAGCATGGCCATTTCTGGGGAGTAGCCATAAGGAACTTCCTCGAAATTGCGGGCTCTGACTTTTGCCTCCTGCTCCGGCATTGGCTGCCGGGGAATTTTCTTCTTCTGCTCAGCACTCATGAAAGACCTCCATTATCGCAGCCACATCCGCAGTCACACCCCTGCTGTTTTTGCCGAAAAAGCTCCAGTGAAGCCTTCTCCTGCTCCGGATAAATCCGCTGCCGGGTCATTAATTCATCAAAATCAACCTGATGGCCATCAAACTCTGGACCATCGACACAAACAAAACGGGTTTTGCCGCCCACGGTTACCCGACAGGCCCCACACATACCGGTGGCATCCACCATTATCGGGTTCAGACTGACAAAGGTTTTCACTCCAAAGGGCTCGGAGGTCTTGGCCACAAACTTCATCATGATCGGCGGACCGATGCCAATGACCAGGTTGATATCCCCCTGATCACGATCTTTTTCCAACAGTTCCTGCTCCACTGCCGTTACCAGACCATGACGGCCATAAGAGCCATCATCGGTGGTAATATAGAGTTCATCGCTGACGGCCCGCATCTTGTCTTCCCAAAACAGCAGATCCTTGGTCCTGGCACCCATAACCATAATAACTTTATTGCCATGCTTTTTCAGCTCTTTGGCAATATTATGGACCGGTGCAATACCTATCCCGCCGGCGACACAGAGGACGGTGCCATAATCATCCATATGGGTCGGCTTCCCCAGTGGACCGATAAAATCGAGAATCTCGTCGCCGACCTCCAACTGTCCCAGCATGGCAGTACTCTTCCCCACCTCCTGGAACACCAGCGTGACCAACCCTTTTTCAGGGTCGGTGTCGGCAATCGTC
The nucleotide sequence above comes from Candidatus Anaeroferrophillus wilburensis. Encoded proteins:
- a CDS encoding sulfide/dihydroorotate dehydrogenase-like FAD/NAD-binding protein yields the protein MNRIVAKAEYSREPAVKMMQIEAPKIAAKAKGGQFIVLRCSEQGERIPLTIADTDPEKGLVTLVFQEVGKSTAMLGQLEVGDEILDFIGPLGKPTHMDDYGTVLCVAGGIGIAPVHNIAKELKKHGNKVIMVMGARTKDLLFWEDKMRAVSDELYITTDDGSYGRHGLVTAVEQELLEKDRDQGDINLVIGIGPPIMMKFVAKTSEPFGVKTFVSLNPIMVDATGMCGACRVTVGGKTRFVCVDGPEFDGHQVDFDELMTRQRIYPEQEKASLELFRQKQQGCDCGCGCDNGGLS
- the gltA gene encoding NADPH-dependent glutamate synthase; protein product: MSAEQKKKIPRQPMPEQEAKVRARNFEEVPYGYSPEMAMLEASRCLQCKKPKCVEGCPVNVKIPEFIGLIAGGDFVGAARKLKETNALPAVCGRVCPQESQCESKCVVGKKGEPVAIGRLERFAADYERNQGAVTMPAIAPATGKKVAIVGSGPAGLTCAGDLIKLGHEVTVFEALHKPGGVLVYGIPEFRLPKAIVQAEVDYLKGLGIKLVENFVVGMLDTVDELLEQYDAVFVGTGAGLPVFMNLPGENLNGVYSANEYLTRSNLMKAYLFPEYDTPVVKGKRVAVFGGGNVAMDASRTALRLGAEKSYIVYRRSMEEMPARNEEIHHAEQEGVEFALLANPVRIIGNDQGWVTGVECVRMALGEPDESGRRRPVPVEGSEFIIDVDTVVVSIGNGPNPLIPNTTPGLELSRWGNINADEETGQTSRKGVFAGGDIVTGAATVIMAMGAGKKAAAAMHEYLMGQ